In Vicinamibacteria bacterium, the genomic window ATGATCTCGGAAAACGAAGGGAGGTATACTGCTGACGTGAAGGGAGTTGGGAAGTTACAAGACGTCTTGCGCGGGCGCTCGGATATCCGCCTGGCGTATCTTTTCGGCTCGACCGCCCACGGCAGACAACGCCCCTCGAGCGACGTGGATATCGGCGTGCTATTCGCTTCCCAACCGACGCCTGCCACTCTCGATGGGCTTGCCGCCGAGCTCGCTTCCGCAGCACGTCAATCCGTCGACCTGGTCAACCTCGGGACGGCTCCACCGCTTCTTGCTCACGAGATTGTCTCCCAAGGAAAGATACTCGTCTGTCGAGACGATGAGGAGAGGGCCCGGTTCGAGGCCCGCGTCATCGCCCGCTACCTTGACACGGCTCATCTCAGAGAAGTCCAGTACGGCTATCTGCGTGATCGTATCGAGGCTCGCCGTGCCACTTCGAGCTGAAGTCATTCGGAAGAAACTTCTCGAAATCGATCAGACGACCGGCCGCCTGCGTTCCTGGATGCCGATGTCGCTCGGTGAGCTCGAGCAAGATCTTCGATTGCAGTGGGCCGTCGAGCGCGGCCTTCAGCTGGCTGCCGAGGCTCTCTTCGATACGGGAAATCACATTCTGGCCAGTGCGTTCCAGGAGTCGGTGGACGAGTACGCTCAGATACCGAAGCGCCTCGCGGTTCGCGGCGTATTGAAGGCAAGTACGGCCTCTCGCCTCGAGAGCCTAGCCGGTTTCCGCAACATATTGGTGCACGACTATGCCGAAGTCGACCTGAAACGCGTACACGCGGGACTTCAGCGCCTCGATGACTTCGACGCTTTCGTGGCCGACGTCGAGGAGTGGCTCCGCTCCAAGAGCGCAGCAAGATAAGAGGCGTTCGGAAGGACAATCAACGGCAGAAGGGTTTCAGCCTCTTATAGAGAGCCGCCGTGGCGCGACAGTCTTCGAGACAGTAGCGCGCGATCTCCTCGATTCTCCCTTCGCCAAAAGCCTCTTCGACACGCGAGCCATCGAGCTCCGTCTTCGGTGACGGAATCCCGAAGATCGCACAGAAGTAGTCGAGGCTTCCCCGTCGCCGTCGCTCGTCGCCCTCGAGCGTTTGCCGCAAGTCGATGTGACGAATCGTCGAAAGCGTCCGCCCCGGCTCGATGCCGTGGATGGCGCTTCGGATCTCCAGATAGGGCACGTCGAAGCGCTTTCCGTTGAACGTGATGAGAAGCGTCGGTTTCCTATCCGAGAGCCACTGCCAGAACGATTCGAGTAGAGCACGCTCAGAAGCTTCCACGAAAGCCTGCTCGCGGGACGTTTCGACGTCCAACGTGCCCACGCAAACGACGCGACCGGTGGTGGGATCCAGGCCGAAACGGGAAACGAGATCCTCGCGACGCCTCTCGAGCTCCTCGGGGTCCGGCTGATCACGCTCGAGGGAACGAAAAAGGTACTCCAGAGCGCGCTCGGGGACGTCTTCCGCCCCCTGTCCTACGGTCTCGATGTCGAGAACGATGTCCATCGC contains:
- a CDS encoding DUF86 domain-containing protein, which gives rise to MPLRAEVIRKKLLEIDQTTGRLRSWMPMSLGELEQDLRLQWAVERGLQLAAEALFDTGNHILASAFQESVDEYAQIPKRLAVRGVLKASTASRLESLAGFRNILVHDYAEVDLKRVHAGLQRLDDFDAFVADVEEWLRSKSAAR
- a CDS encoding nucleotidyltransferase domain-containing protein; translation: MKGVGKLQDVLRGRSDIRLAYLFGSTAHGRQRPSSDVDIGVLFASQPTPATLDGLAAELASAARQSVDLVNLGTAPPLLAHEIVSQGKILVCRDDEERARFEARVIARYLDTAHLREVQYGYLRDRIEARRATSS
- a CDS encoding ribonuclease H-like domain-containing protein; protein product: MDIVLDIETVGQGAEDVPERALEYLFRSLERDQPDPEELERRREDLVSRFGLDPTTGRVVCVGTLDVETSREQAFVEASERALLESFWQWLSDRKPTLLITFNGKRFDVPYLEIRSAIHGIEPGRTLSTIRHIDLRQTLEGDERRRRGSLDYFCAIFGIPSPKTELDGSRVEEAFGEGRIEEIARYCLEDCRATAALYKRLKPFCR